Part of the Clarias gariepinus isolate MV-2021 ecotype Netherlands chromosome 25, CGAR_prim_01v2, whole genome shotgun sequence genome is shown below.
TGTACCCTGTTGATTCTACCACACTCCCAAAGCATAAAATATCATTGAGAGGTGGACCTGAACAGCCAGGCAACATGTTTCATAGTTGATAAGGGCCCTTAGGCTGACAGTATTTGTTAAAAGCACTGCACTTAGTGTACCTACAGGAAACACAATGTCCTCTACCAGGCAGTAAGGCAGAGCCTCGGGAATGAAGTCTTCCACTGAGCCAGAGGAAAGAACAACGGTAAGGTGTAACTTATAGCAGAGtgagatgattttatttttcttcacatATGACATTTAAAAAGCTAGGGTCAGCTAGGATACAGCAcctctggagcagatagggttaagggcattGGTCAAAGGCTTAATgatggcagcttggtggtgctgaggCTCAAACCACCATcattctgatcagtaactccgTAACCTACAGCCTTAACTGAGCCTCCACTGCCCCAACATGCTTCACATACTATACTTACCCTCACTGGTAACAAGCACCAGATTTTACATTCCTTTTGTTGTGTTCCTTAAGCACTTGGTTCAACTGAGGATTAAACCCAGAACCTTCTGCGCATAAAGCAGATGTGTTGAACACTACACTATGGAACCAACAACATATACTGTGAAGCAGAACAACATCCTTAGCTAAACAAGGAGGCAAGCAAAATCCAAAGCCAAGCAGGGAGGCAGAGCAAGGTCTTTAGTGAAGGAGAAAGGTGGAGCAATGTCCAAAGTGGAGACAGGTGCATTTGTGTCATATAAGGTGGAATTTGTTGCAGGAAAACAGCATAAGGTCCATTTGTTAAACGAAGACAGCATAAGGTCCATTTATTAAACGGAGACAGCATAAGGTTCATAGTAAGTCTTCCAATTCAATCTAGTCTTCATATTGGTGTTTTCCGCAAGGTAGAGGTTTAGGGTCTCATTCTCAGTAGAGCAAAGAGGCAAAATTACACCTTGCCCAATGAGGGGAAGTAACATCCTCAGTGGAGATGTTAGGTCAATTAATActggaggaaacacaaaatACAACGACTACAAAAATAGCATTAGTGACTTGACAATGAGATACAAAAAAAACTAGAGAAGTATAAGAAGACACAGGTGACTGAGATATGGGACATGCTGGGACTGACAGGTTGTGTTGCATTATTGCCACCACCATAAAAGATGGTGGTCCCTACGTAATATGGTACTTATGTAATGGTTACTTGCACCAAGCTTCAATTCTATTCATATTATTCAGGCAGAACCTCTGTTCATCACTTATCATAACTTGATATGATAACAGAATTTATCAGAACCcgttataatgtactgtatagtaataATTAATTCAGTACGTACTGATATATGATACCTGAATGTCTGCCTTAGATAACAgtgacaataataaaaataaaagtaaaagaataaataaaagaagattATTGTCCATAATATTTAAAGAGAGTACAGTGGGTGTTGTTTAATTGTCtgtaaacttatttttttataaaatatattgtatgaCTCCTCATATaacacccacccacccaaaaGAGAGTTTGCTCTGGGTGTGGTGAAAGCATACTATCTTTGGTGTACATGCGTTGCTGTAAACGTcacattcatattttaaaatagaaccTTGCTTTTGTTCTCCTGAAAAGAGCTTGATTACTCAACAATGTTCTCTTTGAAATCTGGCATGACCAATGTTACAATGCATGTTTGAAACCGACCTGAGCACGATTTTCTCAAAAGAATtctttacaaatgttttttctacatgtgcagtgtttttatagtgttatttaaattatcattgttgagaaaaaaataaatcaattttagTGTCCGTCAACCTGTGTTTTGCAGTTCTAGTTGATATGACACATGGGCTTAATTGTGCAATTGACATAAAAATTAACACTAGCAGCAAGAGTGCAAAGATTGATAGCGGCAATATACCTTACTATGTTCTACATACCTTCATAAATCTGTGATAAAGATCAGCgaattacaataaaaacaagGTCAGCAAGACACAGAGATATTAGAATGACACATTAGAATGGCTGGGTGGTGTCATCATCGGAAAGGCTGTTAACAAGGTAAGGTGTATGActcatataatattatatacatataaacacaTGTTGTGTTTATATGTTGTGAAATAAACATTTGCTAAACTGTGGTGTTTTATGGTGATGTAATAGTTGGTAATTTGGATAAGTATACAATCCCCCACAGTGGGTGTGGTTAACCACTCTATAAAGGAAACTATGTCAGGAGTTTCATCAACCATTACAATGAGAGCATCAGAAAAAGATTTTGTCATGCAGAACTCCGCCACTCAATGTTATGTtctctttgcttgtcttgtctTATTTAGTTCCAGTCTACGTGTATCCAGAGCTGTTCAGGATTCCACAGGATCAAATCAAACTCTACAGCTTGAGGCTCTTAAAACTAGTATGCTGGAGTACCTGGGGATGGACAGACCGCCACCATTCAGAGAAAAGATGTCCCATCAGAACCTAATCAGAATATACCGTCAATATCAGAACATGAGGAGGAACATGTTGCCTTCTCAGAGTGGCTCCAGTTTATTTCTACACACCACCGGTAAGTAAAAACATTACGCAGATTAAGCCTGAACAGGATTGTTGAAGCAACTGACATCTGCACTTAAAATTCTTGTAGTCAAGGACTAGTCTTTTGCAACATAGTGTTGAACGACTTTGCATGAACCAAGGTAGTGTCCGAGCTATTTCAATAGAACGTATGGAGaagttgcattttaaatcaGCTTCAGTAACACTATTATGCAAAGTATGACCAACTAGgttttaataaattacatttttatttgcctATCAACTGTTATGCTTGGAGTGCATTAATGGCATAAAATGAATTTTATCATAACTTATAATAGAAATAAGATGTGCAAATTATTCCTGTAGACCTTTTCTACCAGTTCTAGTATTCTAAGATATTTATTATGTTCACTTGACAAAAtttgcagtgaaaaaaaaaaatcaagcaatttaaaattttatctttCCTTACAGTGCAGCCATTGAATTCTAAGCAGAATGGTCCTGATTCAAAGACTCAGTGGTTCAGGGCTGTTTTTCACAGGGAGTCTCATATAACAGACGGGTTTTTCTTGGCACAAGCACAGCTGCGACTTCAAAGACCTCTGGATAACAGTTTTGACGAACCAGTCTGCGATCAGAAAATTCTGGTTAGCATACACATAACCTCCCATTCCTATATGAAGAAAGTCTTTCATTCAAAAAAACTTCAATCAACAGGCCACAATGTTACAATGGATGTGACTTTTGCAGTTAACAGATGGCTTATGAAGACAAGTGATGCTTTACTAATTGTAGACGTTGGCTTTgttagaaacaaaaaagaaggagaaaccGAATCCACTCCGCAGATCTGTTTGGAACTTACACTAATGGATGGTAAAGTAAGAAAACCTCGGTCTACttatggagaaagtgttgagcACGACAGCAACTGTGGTCGGAGGTCACTGAGTGTTTCTTTTGAGGAGATTGGCTGGTCAGACTGGATTGTGGCTCCTGCAGGCTACACAATGTACTTCTGTGATGGCTCTTGCCCACACAATTACAAACCAGCTAGTATGCACACTCAGATCAAGTCACGACTACATCGCTTGACCAAGGGAGCGACGCCTCGCCCATGTTGCGTGCCAGCTGAATACGAGCCCATGATTCTCATGCACTATGATAGCCAGGGCAAGTTGAAGCTAACATCCTTCAATGATTTGATCGTTACCAAATGCCACTGCGCCTGAAAGTTTTTTAGCTGGAACACAGTTACAGTTGTGGAGTAAATTTTTCTGCGCTTTTAATGTGCCACAATGCTGTACACAGACATGGTTACACTTTTAACATTTCTCAGATGGGACTGTTCTTCCTTCAAGAAGAAAACGCACCAGGGTACTCAGTATTAAAAGATCAGAAATGCCTTACTTTTACATGTAGAgttgaaattatttattataagttatTAATGTCATTTTGTATTCTTGTCTTTTCTTATGTTATAGTTGAGTAAACCGTTTGTTCAAATGATGCATTTAGTATTTACAAAACAGTATCTTGAATTATTTcgttaaatgtaattaagttATTTCTGCTTGCTGTGTATTTACTATGtgaaatataattttgattctgctgtactgtacatcctatATTTatcaaatcatttaaatacttttgtgTATAAAGGTACTCTTACGTAAGTGTATTCAGCTGATTTTAAGTAAACAATCTGTTATGATAATTTTACAAGGTCAGGGAGTGCCGTAATCAAGGATATGACAAACTCTTTTACAGTACAATAAccttgaatatatatatttctatcacACATGGCCTTGACTAACAAGTGAACCAACAAAGGTAAAGGCAGAGAATGAAGCACGTAGTCAGTGTCACTGGAGCTATACATTTTAATGAACAAAGACAGTGAAATGGTAGACATTATATAGCGACAATCACTTTAAGAAAGCAGTAATAGTAGAATAGAAACATCATTTAGAGTAGACATACTGCATATATGGCCTCACTTTATCACTGTCTGACCTCACAACATTGAATATTGCTAGAATCACAGATAAAAcagcaaattattattaaac
Proteins encoded:
- the LOC128513362 gene encoding protein decapentaplegic, producing MRASEKDFVMQNSATQCYVLFACLVLFSSSLRVSRAVQDSTGSNQTLQLEALKTSMLEYLGMDRPPPFREKMSHQNLIRIYRQYQNMRRNMLPSQSGSSLFLHTTVQPLNSKQNGPDSKTQWFRAVFHRESHITDGFFLAQAQLRLQRPLDNSFDEPVCDQKILVSIHITSHSYMKKVFHSKKLQSTGHNVTMDVTFAVNRWLMKTSDALLIVDVGFVRNKKEGETESTPQICLELTLMDGKVRKPRSTYGESVEHDSNCGRRSLSVSFEEIGWSDWIVAPAGYTMYFCDGSCPHNYKPASMHTQIKSRLHRLTKGATPRPCCVPAEYEPMILMHYDSQGKLKLTSFNDLIVTKCHCA